In a genomic window of Cryptococcus deuterogattii R265 chromosome 12, complete sequence:
- a CDS encoding uncharacterized protein (genome sequence mistake) — protein sequence MTNSTEVITSHNPYPVTPTGFLMGSYFCLALYGVHCSQVYRYFNRHSDHWRTQLLVIWIWVLSSVQVVLVLVSSWKYFADGLTNTKIWGEFWWPLSVQDALIPTMAYTVQLYFGRRAWQLMGKKTWLICTLYGFSTLTLFCGWALAITGRLWANSPYTTTEEFHSRVIGVPSQVVAILWMGLSAAIDGCITCMLLYRFSRARHSIFLSTRTLVRRMMTLTLSTVLLTHIVGGVMCIIFIASPSSHRTKSNFLWVLLEMITELYALSAVFTINSREPPSQPPSLHENEEEEEGKLTRGAEFPMTQTALDRQVEGYQGSTPFGVRVTFFSRHQGVRDGKETRKNGDLMMNRDGAPSSSAEGSGTSERPNPELAEYMFPQQSQLLYSLESNGRGGEEKWANSVSEEVEQRRN from the exons ATGACAAACTCGACAGAGGTGATTACGAGCCACAATCCGTACCCAGTAACACCTACCGGATTCCTTATGGGCTCTTATTTTTGT CTGGCGCTTTACGGTGTTCATTGTTCACAAGTCTATAGGTACTTTAACCGACATTCCGATCACTGGCGAACACAGTTACTCGTCATTTGGATATGGGTCCTTAGTAGTGTGCAGGTTGTTCTAGTACTTGTTTCGAGCTGGAAGTATTTTGCGGATGGGTTGACGAATACAAAGATCTGGGGAGAATTTTGGTGGCCGCTGAGTGTACAAGATGCCTTA ATTCCCACTATGGCATATACTGTGCAGCTATACTTTGGGCGACGAGCATGGCagttgatggggaagaagacgtgGTTGATTTGCACGCTCTACGGGTTTTCGACTCTGACTCTATTCTGCGGCTGGGC CTTAGCAATAACTGGAAGACTCTGGGCAAACAGTCCATACACTACCACCGAAGAATTCCACTCTCGCGTGATCGGCGTTCCAAGCCAGGTCGTCGCTATCCTCTGGATGGGTCTCTCCGCCGCCATCGACGGTTGTATCACCTGTATGCTTCTCTACCGCTTTTCTCGCGCCCGGCATAGCATCTTCCTATCTACACGTACCCTTGTTCGCCGTATGATGACTCTCACCCTCTCAACCGTCCTCCTCACTCACATTGTAGGCGGAGTCATGTGTATCATTTTCATTgcatccccttcttcccatcgaACGAAATCCAATTTTTTGTGGGTTCTGCTGGAGATGATTACGGAACTGTACGCGCTATCGGCTGTATTTACCATTAATTCTCGTGAACCACCCTCTCAGCCTCCGTCATTgcatgagaatgaagaagaggaggagggaaagttAACAAGAGGCGCAGAGTTCCCGATGACTCAGACGGCGTTGGATAGGCAGGTTGAGGGGTATCAGGGTTCGACACCGTTTGGTGTGAGGGTGACGTTCTTTTCTCGTCATCAAGGAGTcagggatgggaaggagactaggaagaatggggatttgatgatgaataGGGATGGGGCACCGAGTTCATCAGCTGAAGGTTCAGGAACATCTGAAAGGCCCAACCCAGAGTTGGCGGAGTATATGTTTCCTCAGCAGTCGCAGCTTTTGTATAGCCTAGAATCAAATGGacggggaggagaggagaagtggGCGAATTCTGTTAGTGAAGAGGTCGAGCAAAGGCGAAATTAG
- a CDS encoding high-affinity iron permease CaFTR1, producing MAKDVFSVPIFFIVFRETIEAAIIVSVLLSFVEQLMLTGRPTQDESDPNIENSANNEVRVDAEGGANFETDKERRAKLVRRMRIQIWAGTGAGFFISLCIGAAFIAVFYTTLTDLWANTEQLWEGVFSVIAAGIIYVMATAFLKMDRSRIKWRLKLAAAFDQSQAKMLALEKMSEHERKLAKQEGRSGKWALFLLPFITLLREGLEAVVFVGGVSLGLPATSIPLAVVVGLIAGFAVGYLIYRTGSTTTLHWFLVGSTSFLCLIGAGLMSKGVGFFQYYHFSKGVGGDVAETGDGPGSFQVAGNVWHLEYGNPEPGSATTNGGWQIFNAIFGWNNTATLGTILSYVFYWILVAATLVYLKWKEGRISFFGYQSAALQRRHALREARKANEVALQNTEQYQTDEKAYNGNQGSEEGERSSEGKSFVATPVDEKHVPALERHY from the exons ATGGCGAAAGACGTTTTCTCGgttcccatcttcttcatcgtcttcc GTGAGACGATTGAAGCCGCCATCATTGTCtctgtccttctctctttcgtTGAGCAGCTTATGCTCACTGGTAGACCCACCCAAGACGAGAGTGACCCCAATATCGAAAACTCAGCCAACAATGAAGTACGCGTCGATGCAGAAGGCGGCGCGAACTTTGAAACCGACAAGGAGCGACGAGCCAAGTTGGTtaggaggatgaggattcAGATTTGGGCTGGTACGGGTGCCGgctttttcatctctctttgTATCGGTGCTGCTTTCATCGCTGTC TTCTACACAACACTCACTGACCTTTGGGCCAACACTGAACAGCTTTGGGAAGGCGTTTTCTCCGTCATCGCGGCTGGTATCATTTAT GTAATGGCCACTGCCTTCCTTAAAATGGACAGAAGCCGTATCAAGTGGCGATTGAAGCTTGCTGCCGCGTTTGATCAAAGTCAGGCCAAGATGCTCGCCCTTGAGAAGATGTCTGAGCACGAAAGGAAACTTGCAAAGCAAGAAGGCAGGAGTGGAAAGTGGGCATTATTCCTCCTTCCGTTCATCACTCTGTTGCGTGAAGGTCTTGAGGCTGTTGTCTTTGTCGGTGGT GTGTCACTTGGTCTTCCTGCTACCTCTATCCCGCTCGCCGTCGTCGTTGGCCTTATTGCTGGTTTCGCCGTCG GCTATCTTATCTACCGCACCGGCTCTACCACCACCCTTCATTGGTTCCTCGTCGGttccacctctttcctctgcctGATTGGAGCCGGTCTCATGTCCAAAGGTGtcggcttcttccaatACTATCATTTCAGTAAAGGTGTAGGTGGAGACGTGGCGGAGACTGGAGATGGACCTGGTTCGTTCCAGGTTGCAGGGAATGTCTGGCATTTGGAGTATGGAAACCCAGAG CCTGGTTCTGCTACGACTAATGGTGGTTGGCAAATCTTCAACGCCATCTTCGGCTGGA ACAATACGGCCACCTTGGGCACTATCCTTTCCTACGTCTTCTACTGGATCCTCGTCGCTGCTACGCTCGTGTATCtcaaatggaaagaaggccgtatctccttctttggtTATCAATCTGCCGCCCTTCAGCGCCGTCATGCCCTTCGGGAAGCAAGGAAGGCCAACGAAGTTGCTCTCCAGAACACTGAGCAGTATCAAACTGATGAGAAGGCGTATAACGGCAACCAGGGGAgtgaggagggagagcGTAGTAGTGAAGGTAAGAGTTTTGTAGCGACTCCCGTGGACGAGAAGCATGTTCCCGCGTTGGAAAGGCATTATTAG
- a CDS encoding protein TIF31, with product MSESAQAAAQNGQAEEQQLQQQLEEQQQLEEQQQLPPVTIRIPSPTCARTVPRPKDSTEPLSRITLYPQPQETIQDIKLLINDWVGAYWLGPYSLQLPFVKGEDGRGKIYSKKKDFSEVRAGEKLNEWLEVQDAFEHLQEGEERVLEAVREPYGELSARQSIIRLLELIAPSGTTANTTSNPLGLQAGSTIFEQVRDGVISANAETTYEEVEVSLPSGRKGKGGKKELVKVKRAVSGDKAHAFADWKEWAPASFGSLAVASDPVEVAPSLKSIQISPFNPPPPHLRQKGHELYLQVSLLEGEVVTLICSTRGWYVSKSNVNNFDPSPRPSADGSIPAPTHSLIDLLHSISPLFSERVSKLPPISLDGALADPISTVAIPQAIPAYPFLASAPKPAVSPEILRTQLAFLHTGAYGPDLVDAARDWNEEIQGIRELPRGTMQERVFREKMLQKVWAEFDQAAARAVQAVSKGDIPPINPAEDPKAHMYLQSNIFITQGDSDALDTYAHLGGDAAMRISHGKDAAGVKLLNKIDADGLYLLGHTIVDWQGRRWICQSILPGIFSNRRAVEEEKAQAETEAETETVDAVEGEQKKEDWVDVEKPTEKSGSETESDNPMMIYGLDSERPTSIHWDATTHTLLSTIATPLRLAAHSIKDGEGKEHEFYASAEVKGLKGQDGRRYLLDAQRLVPVDVEWLEKDITGPLVGPKKDDDSTEEGVEYPHRLVMLRPELIEQFWESELKRWARGFAEKAQAKKAEADAEAAVAANAEGEKKKEEEQTETPQEDQSPAASAAAAHRAEEDRPVDASLVGDIKQFNLSFNPDAFVEQPVPEAEGQEGKPEVKATITDESDPSVKAVRDAGLFLRQIAIPAVVLDVLTGNTSGVMDGESLSKHLHQRGVNIRYLGHLASTIIQFSTSKDGAAKEPSGHLAALQSIVLQEMVFRAAKHILRELLCPLRSETATDAISHFLNCLLGSSLNPSPVASYTPIGINANEPEPAYVKLTPEGLRAQIIKEIKSRFRWTLDESFLESGLRKKQLLRELATRVGFQLTQREYLFSKDQEEEEKREEDVKSKEKKKGSKAGAKVQTVKRTTTFEGEDVLTLVPIIKSTAPSVSVAEEILEAGRNTINRGKIEFGLDFMLEAIQLYESIHSVIHPEVASVYNSYAQAIHQIARLKIQQIAAQENPDPEQPLGVDISGALRFQRQAVAIAERTLGVYHHETAGYYFQLAMLENLEGNAQQSLRYFRHLLTLWDVIYGPGHPEISTILSNAGIVLQSMNDLSLSLSLQKQAYESTLASFGPDHIQTGQSLHQLVQGHFLAGDMASALETAKQALEIFKARLGEEHSQTKEEAKNVELLTAVIENQERQKEREEAVKKEATERLKMARERIGGGATSTSRPTGIRRLGASAGALPQGVRVVDPKTLAALAAAAGQGGNPSANAAAATAGQGEQPNGESIEIPQIGERGTESLEELVRYIQGSAPGAGGSAKRGKNALRGKRRTGAKR from the exons ATGTCAGAATCGGCCCAGGCTGCTGCCCAGAACGGCCAGGCTGAGGAGCAACAGCTCCAGCAACAACTCGAAGAGCAACAGCAGCTCGAAGAGCAGCAACAGC TTCCTCCTGTCACGATCCGTATCCCTTCCCCTACCTGCGCCAGGACGGTTCCTAGGCCCAAGGACTCGACAGAGCCTCTTTCCAGGATTACTCTCTACCCTCAACCCCAAGAGACTATCCAGGacatcaagcttctcaTCAACGACTGGGTTGGCGCTTACTGGCTTGGCCCTTACTCTCTTCAGTTGCCTTTCGTCAAGGGTGAAGATGGTCGCGGCAAGATCTacagcaagaagaaggatttcAGTGAGGTCAGAGCGGGTGAGAAGCTGAATGAGTGGTTGGAGGTGCAAGATGCTTTTGAGCATTTGCaggagggcgaggaaaGGGTTCTTGAGGCTGTTAGAG AACCCTACGGAGAGCTCAGCGCTCGTCAGTCTATTATTCGACTTCTCGAGCTCATCGCTCCTTCCGGCACTACCGCCAATACGACCTCCAACCCGCTCGGTCTTCAGGCTGGTTCGACCATCTTCGAGCAGGTCCGTGATGGTGTGATCTCTGCCAATGCTGAGACTACCTATGAAGAAGTAGAGgtttctttgccttctgGTCGTAAAGGCAAGggcggaaagaaggaacttGTCAAGGTCAAGCGAGCTGTTAGTGGTGACAAGGCCCACGCTTTTGCTGACTGGAAGGAATGGGCTCCTGCTTCTTTCGGCTCCCTCGCAGTCGCTTCTGACCCTGTTGAGGTTGCACCCAGTCTCAAGTCAATCCAGATTTCCCCTTtcaaccctcctcctccacatctccGTCAAAAGGGCCACGAGCTTTATCTCCAAGTGTCTTTGCTCGAGGGCGAGGTTGTGACTCTTATCTGCTCTACTCGAGGATGGTATGTCTCGAAATCCAATGTCAACAACTTCGACCCCTCCCCTCGTCCTTCGGCCGACGGTTCCATCCCTGCTCCCACCCATTCTTTGATcgacctcctccactccatctcccccctcttctccgaaCGCGTCTCTAAGcttcctcccatctctctcgaTGGTGCCTTGGCCGACCCCATCTCCACCGTCGCCATCCCCCAAGCTATCCCCGCTTATCCTTTCCTCGCTTCCGCTCCCAAGCCCGCCGTTTCCCCTGAAATTTTGCGCACTCAGCTTGCCTTCCTTCACACTGGCGCTTACGGTCCCGACCTCGTCGACGCTGCCCGTGACTGGAACGAAGAAATTCAAGGTATCCGTGAACTCCCCCGCGGAACCATGCAGGAGCGTGTTTTCAGGGAAAAGATGCTTCAAAAAGTGTGGGCCGAATTTGACCAGGCTGCGGCGCGAGCGGTACAAGCGGTTTCCAAGGGCGATATCCCCCCTATCAACCCTGCCGAAGATCCCAAGGCGCACATGTATCTCCAGTCCAACATCTTCATTACTCAGGGTGACTCTGACGCCCTTGATACTTATGCACACTTGGGTGGTGACGCGGCCATGCGAATTTCTCATGGAAAGGATGCCGCTGGTGTCAAGTTGTTGAACAAGATTGATGCCGACGGTCTTTACCTTTTAGGCCACACCATTGTCGattggcaaggaaggagatggatcTGTCAGAGTATCTTGCCCGGTATCTTTTCTAACAGGCGTgctgttgaggaggagaaggcgcAGGCTGAGACAGAGGCCGAAACTGAGACCGTCGAtgctgttgagggtgaacaaaagaaggaggattgGGTCGACGTTGAGAAGCCCACCGAAAAGTCCGGCTCCGAAACCGAGAGTGACAACCCCATGATGATCTACGGCCTTGACTCTGAACGACCTACTTCTATCCACTGGGACGCCACTACTcacactcttctctccaccatcgCTACCCCTCTTCGTCTCGCCGCTCACTCTATTAAAGACggtgaaggcaaggagCACGAGTTTTACGCTTCCGCTGAGGTCAAGGGTTTGAAGGGTCAAGACGGTCGACGATACCTCCTCGACGCTCAGAGGTTGGTACCTGTTGATGTCGAGTGGCTTGAAAAGGACATCACTGGCCCGCTCGTCGGCCCCAAGAAAGACGACGACTCTACCGAGGAAGGCGTAGAGTACCCTCACAGGCTTGTAATGTTGAGACCCGAGTTGATTGAGCAGTTCTGGGAGAGTGAATTGAAAAGATGGGCTAGGGGTTTCGCTGAGAAGGCTCAGGCCAAGAAGGCCGAAGCTGATGCTGAGGCCGCTGTTGCTGCCAATGCCGAGggcgaaaagaagaaagaagaggagcagacTGAGACCCCTCAAGAGGATCAGTCCCCCGCTGCTAGTGCCGCCGCCGCTCACCGCGCTGAAGAAGACCGACCCGTCGACGCTAGTCTCGTTGGCGACATTAAGCAATTTAACTTGAGCTTTAACCCTGATGCCTTTGTCGAGCAGCCCGTGCCGGAGGCCGAGGGTCAGGAAGGCAAGCCTGAAGTCAAGGCCACCATCACCGACGAGTCTGACCCCTCTGTCAAGGCCGTTCGCGACGCTGGTCTTTTCCTTCGACAGATTGCTATCCCTGCTGTCGTTCTTGACGTCCTCACCGGTAACACCTCTGGTGTCATGGACGGTGAGAGCTTGTCTAAGCACTTGCATCAGCGAGGTGTGAACATTAGATACTTGGGTCACTTGGCCTCCACCATTATTCAGTTTTCTACCAGTAAAGATGGTGCTGCCAAGGAGCCTTCTGGTCACTTGGCTGCTTTGCAA TCAATCGTCCTCCAAGAAATGGTTTTCCGAGCGGCCAAGCACATCCTCCGTGAACTTTTGTGCCCTCTCCGTTCCGAAACCGCTACCGACGCTATCTCTCATTTCCTCAACTGTCTTCTCGGTTCATCTCTCAATCCCTCTCCCGTAGCTTCTTACACTCCTATTGGTATTAACGCCAACGAGCCTGAGCCTGCATATGTTAAGCTCACCCCTGAGGGTTTGAGGGCGCAGATTATCAAAGAAATTAAGTCCCGATTCAGGTGGACCTTGGACGAGAGTTTCCTCGAAAGCGgtttgaggaagaagcagttGCTTAGGGAGTTGGCTACCCGAGTTGGATTCCAGCTCACCCAAAGGGAGTATCTCTTCAGCAAGGaccaagaggaagaggagaagagggaagaagatgtgaagagcaaggaaaagaaaaagggatcAAAGGCTGGCGCTAAGGTCCAGACAGTCAAGAGGACGACAACCTTCGAAGGTGAGGATGTTTTGACTTTGGTCCCTATCATCAAGTCCACTGCTCCTTCC GTTTCTGTCGCGGAGGAGATTCTTGAAGCTGGCCGAAACACCATCAACCGTGGCAAGATCGAATTTGGCCTTGACTTTATGTTGGAGGCTATCCAGCTCTACGAGTCTATTCACTCTGTCATCCACCCCGAAGTCGCATCCGTATACAACTCTTATGCCCAGGCCATCCACCAAATCGCCCGACTCAAGATCCAGCAGATTGCTGCTCAAGAGAACCCCGACCCCGAACAACCTCTTGGTGTCGATATCAGCGGCGCACTTAGGTTCCAAAGGCAAGCTGTGGCTATCGCCGAAAGGACTCTAGGTGTTTACCATCACGAGACTGCCGGTTACTACTTCCAGCTCGCCATGTTGGAGAATTTGGAAGGTAACGCTCAGCAGTCTTTGAGATACTTCAGGCACCTTTTGACCCTTTGGGATGTGATTTATGGTCCAGGTCACCCTGAGATTAGCACTATCCTC AGCAACGCCGGTATCGTTCTTCAATCCATGAACgacctctctctttccctttccttgcaAAAGCAAGCATATGAGTCAACTCTCGCCTCCTTCGGCCCTGACCACATCCAGACTGGCCAGTCCCTCCATCAACTTGTCCAAGGTCACTTCCTTGCCGGCGATATGGCGTCTGCCCTTGAAACCGCCAAGCAAGCTCTCGAGATCTTCAAGGCTCGTCTTGGTGAGGAACACAGCCAAACCAAGGAGGAAGCTAAGAATGTCGAGCTTTTGACTGCTGTGATTGAGAACCAGGAGAggcaaaaagaaagggaagaagccgtgaagaaggaggctaCTGAAAGATTAAAGATGGCTAGGGAGAGGATTGGCGGTGGCGCTACCTCTACTAGCCGACCTACTGGTATCCGTCGATTAGGCGCATCTGCTGgcgctcttcctcaaggtgTCCGTGTCGTCGACCCTAAGACCCTTGCTGCCCTCGCCGCCGCTGCTGGTCAAGGTGGCAATCCCTCCGCCAACGCCGCTGCTGCTACTGCTGGCCAAGGCGAGCAACCTAATGGCGAGTCCATTGAGATTCCCCAGATTGGAGAGCGAGGAACAGAGAGCttggaagagttggtgAGGTATATCCAGGGCTCTGCTCCCGGTGCTGGTGGAAGTGCgaagaggggaaagaatgCCCTTAGGGGTAAGAGGAGGACTGGCGCCAAGCGTTAA
- a CDS encoding protein disulfide-isomerase domain produces MKFSSKLSLALAAALPNLVSVLASDVIDLTESTFQKEIAGEDLALVEFFAPWCGHCKNLAPHYEEAATELKEKNIKLAKVDCTVEQGLCGEFGVNGYPTLKVFRNGSPTDYAGTRKADGIVSYMTKQSLPAISEVTPESHDEFIKSDNVVLVAYGDDAHPVPEAFKEYAKGARDSYLFGQYLSSDLPSIPENPSLPAIVLYKDFDEGYAVFPSGEIAHADVDELSEFVTQNSMPLFDEITPENFGSYAEQGIPIAYLFADPNEGSAREKLVEELKPLAKELKGSVNFVYIDAIKFVDHGKSLNLPGDSWPAFVIQDLADQTKFPLTGKATAKTIKDFVKKYVIGEVPPSIKSGSIPATQGPVYRLVADDWNNVYGDESKDVFAEFYAPWCGHCQRLAPIWDTLGEKYANNANIIIAQMDATENDIPPSAPFRVQGFPTLKFRPAGSSEFIDYTGDRSLDSLVEFVETHRKSGADVAEEEWEEEDEAPEHDEL; encoded by the exons ATGAAGTTCTCTTCAAAGCtctcccttgcccttgcgGCCGCCCTCCCCAACCTCGTCTCGGTCCTGGCCAGCGACGTCATTGATTTGACCGAGTCTACCTTCCAGAAGGAGATCGCCGGCGAAGATTTGGCTTTAGTTGA GTTCTTTGCTCCTT GGTGTGGTCACTGTAAGAA CCTTGCTCCCCATTACGAGGAAGCCGCTACTGAGCTCAAGGAGAAAAACATCAAGCTTGCCAAG GTCGACTGTACCGTTGAGCAAGGTCTCTGTGGTGAATTTGGTGTCAACGGGTACCCTACCTTGAAGGTGTTTAGGAACGGTTCCCCCACCGACTATGCTGGTACAAGGAAGGCCGACGGTATCGTTAGTTACATGACTAA GCAAAGCCTCCCTGCCATTAGCGAGGTAACTCCAGAGTCTCATGATGAGTTTATCAAGTCTGACAATGT TGTCCTCGTTGCCTACGGTGACGATGCCCATCCCGTCCCTGAGGCCTTCAAGGAGTACGCCAAGGGCGCCCGAGACTCTTACCTCTTCGGCCAATACCTTTCCAGCGACCTTCCTTCTATCCCCGAGAACCCCTCTCTCCCCGCCATTGTCCTCTACAAGGACTTTGACGAAGGTTACGCCGTCTTCCCCTCTGGTGAGATCGCCCACGCGGATGTCGACGAGCTCAGCGAGTTTGTCACGCAAAACTCTATGCCCCTCTTTGACGAGATTACTCCTGAAAACTTTGGCTCTTACGCCGAGCAGGGTATTCCCATCGCCTATCTTTTTGCCGACCCTAACGAGGGTTCTGCCCGTGAGAAGCTTGTCGAGGAGCTCAAGCCTCTTGCCAAAGAGCTCAAGGGTTCTGTCAACTTTGTTTACATTGATGCTATCAAGTTTGTTGACCACGGCAAGTCTCTCAACCTCCCTGGTGACTCTTGGCCCGCCTTTGTGATCCAAGACCTTGCCGACCAGACTAAGTTCCCCTTGACGGGCAAGGCCACTGCTAAGACTATCAAGGACTTTGTCAAGAAGTATGTTATCGGTGAGGTCCCTCCTAGCATCAAGTCTGGGTCTATCCCCGCCACCCAGGGTCCTGTTTATAGGCTTGTCGCCGACGACTGGAACAACGTCTACGGTGATGAGTCCAAGGATGTCTTTGCCGAGTTTTACGCTCCCTGGTGCGGCCACTGCC AGCGTTTGGCCCCTATCTGGGACACTCTTGGTGAGAAATACGCCAATAACGccaacatcatcat TGCCCAAATGGACGCTACTGAGAATGacattcctccttctgcccCTTTCCGAGTCCAAGGCTTCCCCACTCTTAAATTCCGACCTGCTGGTTCTTCTGAATTCATTGACTATACTGGCGACAGGAGCCTCGACAGTCTTGTCGAGTTTGTGGAGACCCACAGGAAGAGCGGTGCTGATGTCGCTGAggaggagtgggaggaagaggatgaggctCCTGAGCACGATGAGTTGTAG
- a CDS encoding acidic laccase, protein MYSTIPLLASTLLLAATAHAATREHWWNITYTNANPDGLQERRVIGVNGTWPPPVLTATQGDVIVVHATNGLGDDAVGTSLHSHGMYFNHSNWYDGATGVNQCPIPNGHTLDYMIDTSTQTGTYWIHGHLDGQNTDGLRSPVVIYPQNGTGRTDNVTWDEEFIVAAADWYHEEYPVLEKRDFLHWTNPTGAEPVPKSAVIYAAYKNGTYFSTNEEISAGHGVSDNLSIPFEAGKSYRIRMINMGTLGMFWTAMEGHEMYIIEMDGVEVDPYPIDAVTISVAQRYSVWVRALNQTDKNYAFMFMQDTDMYDAVPEDLVLNNTVQITYNSSAPPAAPWIVEDITTFNDTELTPLVHEDLLGEPDVEIVLHAYFDTYDDGTNRASFNNVTYRMPTSTPSMLTALTMGNDSFNPAVYGAMTNAFTYPHMAVVQLTVFNWDAGFHPFHLHGHEFQLVSKSFDVTSNDTTINPPLDESPRNPARRDTIVIPPTGMVVLRWRADNPGAWMFHCHIDWHLSSGLAAVMIEAPEQFQSVSASSVPNQITDQCKWWNMGTEGNVVGKFSTTDFKGQPFGPFPLKMGWTPKAIGALAGCILTALVGVATIVWYASGELDEEELEEEVKREVERKKAKVPVWKKVLKTNVKM, encoded by the exons ATGTACTCGACAATACCTCTGCTAGCTTCGACGCTTTTACTCGCAGCTACAGCTCATGCTGCTACTCGTGAGCACTGGTGGAACATCACCTATACCAACGCCAATCCAGACGGG CTTCAAGAACGTCGAGTGATTGGTGTTAACGGAACATGGCC TCCTCCTGTCCTGACAGCTACGCAAGGCGATGTGATCGTCGTTCACGCAACCAACGGTCTAGGCGACGACGCCGTCGGCACATCCCTCCACTCTCACGGCATGTACTTCAACCACTCCAACTGGTATGACGGTGCTACCGGTGTCAACCAATGTCCCATCCCCAATGGCCACACACTCGATTACATGATCGATACGTCCACTCAAACCGGCACTTATTGGATTCACGGTCATCTTGATGGACAGAATACCGATGGTCTCCGATCACCTGTTGTGATTTACCCACAGAATGGGACTGGTAGAACGGATAATGTTACTTGGGATGAGGAGTTTATcgtcgctgctgctgaCTG GTACCACGAAGAGTATCCTGTTCTTGAAAAGCGCGACTTCCTCCACTGGACGAACCCCACTGGTGCCGAACCTGTCCCTA AGTCAGCTGTTATCTATGCGGCTTACAAGAACGGAACCTACTTCAGCACCAACGAGGAGATCTCAGCTGGTCACGGTGTTAGCGACAATCTGTCCATCCCTTTCGAGGCAGGAAAGTCCTACCGAATCCGCATGATCAACATGGGCACTCTCGGCA TGTTCTGGACGGCTATGGAAGGTCACGAAATGTACATTATTGAAATGGATGGTGTTGAAGTCGACCCTTACCCTATCGACGCTGTCACCATCTCTGTTGCGCAAAGGTACTCCGTCTGGGTGCGAGCCCTAAACCAAACGGACAAGAACTATGCCTTCATGTTCATGCAGGATACGGATAT GTACGACGCCGTGCCCGAAGATCTTGTCCTCAACAACACAGTCCAAATCACTTACAACTCTTCTGCTCCCCCTGCCGCCCCTTGGATTGTAGAGGATATCACCACATTCAATGATACAGAGTTGACGCCTCTCGTGCATGAAGATCTTCTCGGTGAACCCGATGTTGAGATCGTTCTGCACGCCTACTTTGAC ACATACGATGATGGAACCAACCGAGCTTCGTTCAATAATGTCACCTACCGAATGCCCACATCTACCCCTTCCATGCTCACCGCACTCACTATGGGCAACGATTCATTCAACCCCGCCGTTTACGGAGCAATGACCAATGCCTTTACGTACCCACACATGGCGGTTGTTCAGCTTACAGTATTCAACTGGGATGCAGGTTTccaccctttccatctccatgg CCACGAATTCCAACTTGTCAGCAAGTCGTTCGATGTCACCTCTAACGACACCACCATCAACCCTCCTCTTGACGAATCCCCGCGTAATCCCGCTCGACGTGACACAATTGTCATTCCCCCTACTGGCATGGTCGTACTCCGTTGGAGGGCTGATAATCCCGGTGCTTGGATGTTCCATTGTCAT ATTGACTGGCATCTGTCCTCCGGTCTCGCAGCCGTCATGATCGAGGCCCCCGAACAATTCCAATCCGTTTCGGCCTCCTCTGTCCCTAACCAAATTACCGACCAGTGTAAATGGTGGAACATGGGTACTGAAGGTAACGTGGTCGGCAAATTCTCTACTACAGATTTCAAGGGTCAACCATTCGGACCTTTCCCTCTCAAGATGGGTTGGACACCAAAGGCGATTGGCGCTCTTGCTGGATGTATCCTCACCGCGCTTGTGGGTGTAGCGACAATTGTTTGGTATGCATCTGGGgagttggatgaggaagagttggaggaggaggtgaagagggaggtggagaggaagaaggcaaaggtgCCCGTTTGGAAAAAAGTCCTGAAAACTAATGTCAAGATGTAA